The Streptomyces cyanogenus DNA segment CGGCACGGGTCTGCCGTATCTCGTGCTCGCCCTGCACGGCTGCTTCTACGCGGCCACCGACGGGGTGCTGATGGCCGCCGCCTCGGACAGCGTGCCGGAAGGGCTGCGCTCCTCCGGGCTGGCCGTCGTACAGACCGGGCAGGCGCTGACCCGGTTCGCCTGCTCGCTGCTGTTCGGCGCGGCCTGGACGCTGTGGGGCGACCGGGCGGCGCTGGCGGGCGCGGCGGTGGCGCTGGCCGCGTGTGCCGCGTTCTCCCTCACCCTGCGCCCGAAGGGAACGGTGCCCGCATGACCGTACGCACCCGCGTCCTGATCCTGGTCTCGGCCGTCGCCGTGCTGGCGGCGGTCGGGCTGGCGTCGGTGCTGCACGCCTCCGCGCGGGCGGACCGCCGCAACCACACGCAGGCGGGCGGGCCCGGCGTCACGCCGGGAACGGTGACGCTGCGCCGGCCGGGGCGGCTCGTGTTCCGGAACATGGCGTGGGGGCCGCACCGCGACGAGCTGACCAGTGTCCCGGCCTCCGCACCGGACGCGGCGCGCACCGCGTCCGGTCTCAAGTGCCTGCGGTTCCACGCCGCTTCCGGCACCGGTGTGTGCCTCCAGGCCGTGCACGGGCCCGTCTCGGACACCTACCGCGCGCTGGTCCTGGACGCCCGGCTGCGGACCGTGGACCGCTACGACGTGCCGGGCATCCCCTCCCGCGCCCGGGTCTCCCCCACCGGGCACTTCGCCGCCTGGACGGCGTTCGTGGGCGGCGACTCGTACGCCGGGACCGACTTCTCCACCCGAGCGGCGATCGTGGACACCCGCAGCGGGGAGCTGATCCCGTCCCTTGAGGCGTTCCGGATCGTCAGGGACGGGCGTCCGTACCGGGCGGCGGACGTCAACTTCTGGGGGGTGACGTTCGCGGCCGACGACCGCACGTTCTACGCGACGCTGGCCACCAAGGGGCGGACGTACCTGGTCCGCGGCGACCTGCGCCGCCGTACGGTCACCACGCTGCACGCCAACGTGGAGTGCCCGTCCCTGTCGCCGGACGGCACCCGGGTCGCGTACAAGAAGCGGGCCGCGGGGCTGCCGAAGGACGCCCCCTGGCGGCTGTACGTCCTGGACCTGCGGACCATGCGGGAGACCCCGCTCGCCGAGCCGCGCAGCGTGGACGACCAGGCGGTGTGGAAGGACGCCCGCACGGTCGTGTACGCGCTGCCCGGGGACTACGGCGCCGATCTCCACGAGGTCCCGGCGGACGGTTCGGGGCGGGCCCGGCGGATCAGCTCGGCGGCGGTGTCACCGGCGTACCTGCCCTGAGGTCCGGCGGTCGGGTGTACAGCAGCACCGTCGAGGGAGGCGGTTCGGCGGCGCCCCGGACCCGGACCCGGCCGATCGGCCGGGACACGGACGAGCCGCAGCCCGGACAGAGCCGCGAGCGGCGCGACGTCGATGTCCCCTGGCCGAGGCGTACGGCGTCGAGGTCGGTGAAGGTGAGGTCGCCCAGAGCGTGCAGGGTGAGGAGCAGGGCCTCGGTGACGGCCTCCCGCTCGTCGTCGGGGATCGCCGGTGCACCGGTGCGCAGGGCCTGCTCGACCAGCCTGGCGGCGAGGCCGCGCAGGTCCGGCGCGGTGAGACGGCGTTTCTCTCCCCCCGGAAGGAGACGTACCCGGAGAGCCGGTGTGCCGACCGGGTGCCGATGGTCGCCGGTTCCCCAGGGGCCCTTCTGTTCACAACTGCCGTTCGTCACGGTGATCGTAAGGCGTGCCGACCGTGGCCGGGGACCGGTCGGGTCAAGCGGCGGGCGGGGGTTTTCCGTCGTCACGGTGGTTTGCCCGCGGGGGTGGCCGGGGCCCCGGCCACCGCCCCGGAGACTTTCCGCGGCGGTGGCCGCGTGGCCGCCGGGAGAGAACGAGGGCACGGGATGGCCGACAGCAGGATCCTGGTCGCGGTACCGGAGCAGCCGCGTGCCGAGGGCGCCGGGGCCGAGCAGCTGCGCAGGATCCGGGAGGCGGTGGAGGCGAACGGCTTCCAGGTGCGCTGGGCGGTCAGCGCCGAGGACGCGGACGCGGTGCTGCGGACCGAGGCGGGTCTGGCCGCGGCCCTGGTCGCCTGGGACCTGCCCGGCGGGCGGGCCGCCGGAGACGGTCCGGGAGCCGCGCTGGCCTCGCCGGACGGTGCCGTCGAGGCGGTCCCGGGCGGGGCCGCCGTACTGCGCCGGATCGGGCGGCGGTACCGGAACCTGCCGGTGTTCCTGGTCATGGCCGAGGAGGGCGTGCGGGAGCTGCCGTTGTGGGTGTCGGAGACGGTCGTCGGGTACGTGTGGCCGCTGGAGGACACCCCCGGGTTCATCGCGGGCCGGATCACCAGCGCCGCCCGCGCCTACCGGGAGGACGTACTGCCGCCGTTCTTCCGGGCGTTGCGCCGCTTCGACGACGCCCACGAGTACTCCTGGCACACCCCCGCCCACTCCGGTGGCGTCGCGTTCCTGAAGTCACCCGCGGGACGCGCCTTCCACGACTACTTCGGCGAACGGCTGCTCCGCTCCGACCTGTCGATCTCGGTGGAGGAGCTGGGCTCGCTGTTCGAGCACACCGGCCCGATCGGCGAGGCCGAGCGCAACGCGGCCCGCGTCTTCGGCGCCGACCTCAGCTACTTCGTGCTGCACGGCGACTCCACCTGCAACCGGCTGGTGGGCCACTTCAGCGTCACCCGCGACGAACTCGCCCTCGTGGACCGCAACTGCCACAAGTCGGTGCTGCACGGCCTGGTGGTCTCCGGCGCCCGGCCCGTCTACCTGGTGCCCACCCGCAACGGCTACGGTCTCGCCGGTCCGCTGCCGCCGGCCGAGCTGGCGGCGGACTCGATCGCGGCCCGGATCGCCGCGCACCCGCTCGCCGAGGGCGCCGTCTCGCGCGACCCCCAGTACGCGGTGCTCACCAACTCCACCTACGACGGCCTGTGTTACGCCGCCGTACCGGTCGCGCGAGCGCTCGCGGCCAGCACGCCCCGGGTGCACTTCGACGAGGCGTGGTTCGCGTACGCCCGCTTCCATCCGCTGTACCGGGGCCGCTACGGCATGTCGGTGGACGCCGGGACCTTCCCCGGCCCGGACCGGCCGACGGTCTTCGCGACCCAGTCCACGCACAAGCTGCTGGCCGCGCTGTCCCAGTCGGCGATGGTGCACGTACGGCCGGCGCCCCGGGCACCCGTGGAGCACGACCGCTTCAACGAGGCGCTGATGATGCACGGCACCACCTCGCCCCTCTACCCGATGATCGCCTCGCTGGACGTGGCGACGGCCATGATGGACGGGCCGCAGGGCGAGTGGCTGGTGGACGAGGCGGTGACGGAGGCGATCCGCTTCCGGCAGGAGATGGTGCGGCTGGGGCAGCGGGTGGCGAGCGCCGGCGACCGGCCGCCGTGGTTCTTCGGCGTGTGGCAGCCGGAGGAGGTCACCGACCCGTCGACCGGGGAACGGCTGCCCTTCGCGGACGCCCCGCCCGAGCTGCTGCGCACCGAGCAGTCCTGCTGGCTGCTGGAGCCGGGCGCCGCCTGGCACGGCTTCCCCGGGCTGGCCGAGGGCCACTGCATGCTGGACCCGGTCAAGGTCACGCTGACCTGCCCGGGCATCACCGCCACCGGGGAGACGGCCGAGGAGGGTATCCCGGCGCGCGTCCTGACCGCGTATCTGGCCACCCGGAACATCGTGGTCGAGAAGACCGACGGCTACACCACGCTGATCCTCTTCTCGATGGGCATCACGAAGGGCAAGTGGGGCACGCTGCTGGACGCCCTGATGGACTTCAAGGCCCTGTACGACGCCGACGCCCCGCTCGACCGCGTCCTGCCGGCGGCGGTCGCCGCGCACCCTCGCCGCTACTCGGGCCTGACCCTGCGGGAGCTGTGCCGGCAGATGCACGAGCAGCTGCGCTCGGCACGCCTGGTGGAACTGCTGGACACCGCGTTCCAGCAGCTCCCGGAGCCGGTCCAGCCGCCCCAGCACTGCTACCAGCGGCTGGTGCGGGGCGGCACGGAACGCGTCCGCATCGCCGACGCGGCGCACCGGGTGGCGGCCGCGATGGTCACGGTCACCCCGCCCGGCATCCCGGTCCTCATGCCGGGCGAGTCCACCGGCGCCCCCGACGGCCCCCTCCTGCGCTACCTCACCGCCCTGGAGACCTTCGACCGACGCTTCCCGGGCTTCCGCAGCGAGACCCACGGCGTGACGATCGACGAGGACACCGGGGACTACGAGATCGAGTGCCTGGGGGACGCCCCGGAGGCGCGGACCTGCGCACGGCCGGAAGCCCCCTGGGTACCGCACTCCGGCAGGGATCCGCGCTGACCCCCTGGACAGCGGTGAGGGGCCGATCGTCTGAACCCGCCTTCGTCTTCCGGCACTCGGGCCGCGGCGGTGCCTGGATCTCCCGGGCCTGGCTGCCGGGTGAACACCGCGCGGTAGGCACTGGGGGTCAGCCCGGTCCGTCTCGTCAGGTGCCGGCGCAGGGAGTCGGTGGTGGCGAGCCCGCTGAGCCGGGCAACGTGATCCATGGGCAGGCCGGTCGTCTCCAGGAGCTCTTGCGCCCGGATCACGCGCTGGTGGAGGAGCCATTGGAGCGGGCTCAGGCCGGTCTCTGCGTGGAACCTCCGGGTCAGGGTGCGGACACTGGTCCGCGCGTGGGCGGCGAGGTCGGCACGTGTGAGCGGTTCATGGAGGCGGTCGAGCGCCCAGGCACGGGTCCCGGCGAGCGAGGTTCCGGTCTCGGGTGGCAGCGGCGTCTCGATGAACTGGGCCTGGCCGCCCGGCCGCACGGGTGCCGCCACCACCAGCCGGGCGACCGCGTTGGCGGTCGCGGCGCCGTAGTCGATGCGCACCAGGTGCAGGCACAGATCGATGCCGGCGGAGAGTCCGGCAGAGGTCAGGAGGTTGCCGTCCTGGACGTACAGCACGTCGGGGCGTAGCTCGACGGAGGGGAAGCGGCTGGAGAACTCCTCGGACTTGGCCCAGTAGGTGGTGGCGCTGCGCCCGTCGAGCAGTCCGGCCTGGGCGAGGACGAACGCTCCGGTGCAGATCGAGGCGACGCGTTTGCCCGCGGCGGCTGCGCGGCGCAGTGCCGCGAGGACGCGCGGTTCGATGTCGTCGCGGGCGCCGGTTCCGGCGACGATGACGGTGTCGGCGTCGTCGACGGCCTCCAGCCCGTGGGGGACGGTGACCTCAAGACTGCTGTTGGTGGCGATGGGCCCGGGACGGGCAGTGCAGACGCGCACCCGGTAGCCGGGGCGGCCGTCGACGGTCGTCTCACCGAGGACGAGCTCGGGAATCGACAGGTCGAAGGTGGTGGCAGGGGGAACAGCGACGACAGCGACCCGGCGCATGGCCCGAACCTCCTGGTGTTTGGCATTCGGGCCACTACCTTACGGATCACCCGTGCCGGAGGGTGAAGCCGTTGGGGCGGGCCAGTCCCAGCTCTTCGACCAAGGAGTGCACGGATGCCCTTGTACGTCATCGTTGGAGCCGGAGCCACGGGATCGGCCGCCGCACGGCTGCTGGCGGACGCCGGCGAGCGGGTCCGGCTCGTCACCCGCCGCGGCACCGGGCCGGCGCACGACCGGATCGAGCGGGTCGCCGCCGACGCCACCGACACCGCGCGGCTGATCGAGCTGACCCATGGGGCGGCGACCCTGTTCAACTGCGCCATGCCGGCCTACGACCGGTGGCCGTCGGAGTTCCCGCCGCTGGCCGCCTCGGTGCTGGCCGCGGCAGAACGCAGCGGAGCGGACTACGTCATGCTCGGGAACACCTACGGTTACGGGCCCGTCGACAGGCCCGCCACCGAGGACCTTCCGATGGCGCCGACCAGCGTCAAGGGCCGTGTCCGGGCCCGGATGTGGCAGGACGCGCTCGCCGCCCACGAGGCGGGCCGGGTGCGGGTCACCGAGGTCCGGGCCAGCGACTACCTCGGCGCGGGCGCCTACTCACCGTTCACGCTCATGGTGGGGTCACAGGTGCTGAGGAGCGCGCCCGTCTCCTACCCGGGAGATACCGACGCCCCGCACAGCTGGACCTACACCGGCGACGCGGCCCGCGCACTGATCGCCGCGGCCCGGAACGAGAAGTCCTGGGGCCGGGCCTGGCACGTGCCGTCCACCTCTGAGGCCACGGTCCGTGAGCTGGCCGCGCGTCTGGCCCTGGCGGCCGGCGTACCCGCCCCCGAGCTGACCCACATGACGAGGACCGAGCTGCGGGAGATCGGACGGGCCGATTCGGTCATGGCGGAGTTTCCGGAAATGCTGTACCTGTACGACCGTCCCCACATCCTCGACGCCTCGCTCACCGCGGCGGTCTTCAACCTCACCCCGACTGCGATCGACGCGGTCCTCGCCGAGATGGCCGCGGAGCACGGCTAGACACAGGTGACCGCCGCCCGACGGTGGGAAGCGCCGGTACGGTCAGCTGCAGTACGGTTCCCGGGGCGGCGATCCTGCCGGCGCCGGAAGCCGGCTGGAAGTACGGGGAAACCACGTGATGACGTGTTCGAACCTGCGGACGGCCCAGCTCGCCGGATGCTCCGTCCTGGTGTCGGCGTTCCTGCTCACCTCGTGCACGGTGTCCGCCGGCGGTGGCGACAGGGCAGATTCCTCGCAGTCGCCCGCACCGAGTCCGGCTCGAACCACGACCGAGCAGTCGGAGAAGGACCTCGGCGAGCAGGCCCGGGCGGCTCTTGCCGCCGTACGCAGCGGAACGCCTGTCGAGGCCGGCGCCGAACGCGTGACCGACGGCATCCACACCGAACCCACCCTGAGCAAGGGAAAGACGTACCGAATCAGTCTCGCGTGCGCCGGCAACGGCAACGCGCAGCTGACCTTCGTGCCCGCGAACGCCGGCAGGAAGACCGCGGTGCCGTGCGACTTGTCGGTGGTTCAGCAGCGGATCACCACGGCCAAGCCGGTCCGCGTCGACGTCGACGGCACCAGGGGATCGACCGGCGTGATCGCCTGGCAGATCAACGCGGTTCAGTCTATTGCAAGATCCCAAGCCGTATTTTTCTCCCCGAATTGACAATCTTTTCTCTCTTGTCCTGCTTCGCAGATGTACGCGGCAACGGTGAGGTGTTTATACCTGGAGCGCAAGAACGGGATCTTGAAGACTTTTTTTTCGACATTCCCGAATGAGTCAGGATTGATGTCTATATCCGCGATAAATTTACACTTATCCGGGCACGGCCATCTTTCCTTCGCCGAGCTTCCCCTCGGGGCACCGTAAACCTCAAGAGTGACATGCTCGTAGTCGCGCATCTTTGTGGCGGACACCGTCGCAGATGCCTCTCCAATGTCACCTTTGAGATCTGTGCTGACTTCCAGTTGAGGAAAGGTCGCTACCGCCTGGTTCCTTGCTTCGACTCGCACGGCGGTGGTGGTCGCGGAGGAGAACAATATCGCAGAGGCGATCAATAGTGTGAACTGCAAGGAAATTGCCGGTCGCGCAGGTCGACGAATTACCCATGCGGCTATCCCGGCAGCTGCGAGCGCCGCTAGGAGCAGACTGCATCCTAGAGTCCAGCCCCGTCCCCAAGTTGCTGTTTTCGGTATCCTGACTGCATAGACTGCGAATAAGGCGATGGCTAGCAAGCCGGATACGACGGCGCCAGCAATCCAAAGGTGTATGCGATAGCCTCTTTCTACAAAGATGCTGGAAATTGCAGAGATCAACGCACCGAGTAGCAAAAATGACGCAAACCCTACCAATATTCCTTGATTGCGCAGGATTGTCGTCAGCTCAGCGTGGCTCAGGCCAACCAGATTCAGTGCTCCCGCAAAGCCCGCAAGCAGCAATCCGAGGAGATTTCCAACATCACCGAGGCGTTCGGCTGAATTGGGGCGGGGTGGCTGCACTTCATTCTTCGATGGATCCACATTTGCTCCCGAGAAGCGTGGTCAGCTCATGACGAAATGATCACACTTCTCTTCGCAACTTGCTCTTTCACTAGGCCAAACGAGTGTGAGCATCGCTAACGGCCGTGAATGTAGCAAGGATCCCGCGGCAATTCTGTGCACCCAGAACAAGGTCACGGGCGCAACCGAAGATCACGCGTGGCCAGACACAGAGCATCATGCCGACCAGGACAGTCCGTCTGTGTTGCGCATGCCCTCAGGCCTCAGACGCGTACTCCATCAGGTCCCAGTTGGTGGCCGTCTCCCCGTCGTGCTCGCCGATCTGGTCGGACGCAGCACCGACTGGCTGGCGAAGATCGAGACCGGTCGACGGAAGCCCCCACGGATCGACATGCTCGGGGCGCTCTCACGCGTCCTGCAGAACGGGTCGTTGCCGCATCGTCGTATCGGCGCGTGATCTACAACAACCTCTCGTCCACCCTCAACGCAGCCGTCGATGACGGTCACCTGCCGAAGAATCCATGTCGGGCTCAGTCCGTCCGCTCCCCTCCGGCAGGCGTCGGCCGAGTCGTCCCTGGGCCGTGGATCGAGTCTTCGCCGTGCGTGCGGCTCTGCCGATGCGCTACCGCACGACCGTTGACCTGAGGGGCGGATCCGGCTTTCGCCAGGGGGAGATCTTCGGGATTGCCGTGGATGCCATCGGCTTCGACTCAGAATGACTTCATGTCGGCAACCAGGTGAAGGTGACCAGGGGGCGTCTCGTGTTGTCGCCGCCGAAGCGGAACAAGATGCGCGACGTACCTCTGCCCGACCGAGTGGCGCACGTCCTCAAGAGGCACATGGAGGCATTCTCTCCGGTCGAGGTCGCTCTTCCGTGGCTCCGTCCGGACGGCCCCCTCATCACGAAACGGCTGCTGTTCAGTTCAAGGGAGAACCGAGGAAGTGCAGAGTCTGGTGGATTCTCTGCTGCCGCGAGCGAGTAATCTCCGACAGAACATCTTGCTCGCTGGCACGGCCGAGGCCGCGACACCATCTCTGGTAGTTAGCCTCAATCCGCAGTTCATTCACTTGATCCGTTTTCACGGAGGCGGTGAGGCAGGGGGCCTGGAGTCGGCAGTTCACGAGCTGGAAGATCCTGACGCCGGGCCCACCGATCGCCTTACCGCCCGCCAGCGCTTGAAATCGTTCCTTGGAAAGATCGGAACGGCAGTTGAAAGCACCGCAATCAGCGCCCCACAGAAGTATCTGGAGTCCAAGATGAGTCTCTGAAATTGGCGCCAGCCGAGCTAGCTTCGACGGAAGGTAGCTGTGAGTGGGTCCGGCCTCAGGGCGGTGGAGGATTCGTGGCTCCGCGGTCAGGGTTGCAACAGCTCGCCGGTAAGCAGCGCACTGGAGCACCGCAAGAGCCAGCTCCAAGGATGGCGCAGGGGCTCCGGAGATGTGCTCAGACGGCCCAGAGGTCGCGAGACGCCCTGGAGCCGGCGGTCAGCGACCGCCAGCCCCAAGGGATCGTTTCCGCTAAAGCCGCCCTGACCTGCCCCTACAGCACCGGAAGGTTCTTGCGCAGCTCGAAGGCGGTCACCTCGGAGCGGTACTCCTCCCACTCGCTCTTCTTGTTGCGCAGGAAGAAGTCGAAGACGTGTTCGCCGAGGGTTTCGGCGACGAGGTCGCTGCCCTCCATGAGGGTCAGGGCCTCGCCGAGGTTCTGCGGCAGGGGCTCGATGCCCATGGCGCGGCGTTCGGCGTTGGACAGGGCCCAGACGTCGTCCTCGGCGCCCGGCGGGAGCTCGTAGCCCTCCTCGATGCCCTTGAGGCCGGCGGCCAGCAGGACGGCGTACGCCAGGTACGGGTTCGCGCCCGAGTCCAGGGAGCGGACCTCGACGCGGGCCGAGCCGGTCTTGCCGGGCTTGTACATCGGGACGCGGACCAGGGCGCTGCGGTTGTTGTGGCCCCAGCAGATGTACGAGGGTGCCTCGCCGCCCGCGCCGGCCGTGCGCTCGGAGCCGCCCCAGATGCGCTTGTAGGAGTTCACCCACTGGTTGGTGACCGCGGAGATCTCCGCCGCGTGCCGCAGCAGGCCCGCGATGAAGGAACGGCCGACCTTGGAGAGCTGGTACTCCGCGCCGGACTCGTAGAAGGCGTTGCGGTCGCCCTCGAAGAGGGACAGGTGCGTGTGCATGCCGGAGCCGGGGTGCTCCGAGAAGGGCTTCGGCATGAACGTCGCCTGGACGCCCTGCTCCAGCGCCACCTGCTTCATGACCAGCCGGAACGTCATGATGTTGTCGGCCGTGGAGAGGGCGTCGGCGTAGCGCAGGTCGATCTCCTGCTGGCCCGGCGCGCCCTCGTGGTGGGAGAACTCCACCGAGATGCCCATCGACTCCAGCATGGTGATCGCCTGGCGCCGGAAGTCCATGCCGACGTTGGTGGGCGTGTGGTCGAAGTAGCCCGAGTTGTCCGCGGGGGTCGGGCGGGAGCCGTCCAGCGGGCGGTCCTTCAGCAGGAAGAACTCGATCTCCGGGTGGGTGTAGAAGGTGAAGCCCAGGTCGGAGGTGCGGGCGAGGGCACGCTTGAGGACGTAGCGCGGGTCGGCGAAGGACGGGGAGCCGTCCGGCATGAGGATGTCGCAGAACATGCGGGCCGTGCCGGGGGTCTCCGCGCGCCAGGGCAGGACCTGGAACGTGGACGGGTCCGGCTTGGCGATCATGTCTGACTCGTAGACCCGGGCGAAGCCCTCGATCGCGGAGCCGTCGAAACCGATGCCCTCGTCGAAGGCCTGCTCGAGTTCCGCGGGGGCCACGGCGACAGACTTGAGGAAGCCCAGCACGTCCGTGAACCACAGGCGTACGAACCGGATGTCGCGCTCCTCCAAGGTCCGGAGCACGAACTCCTGCTGCTTGTCCATCTTCCGCTTCCCCATCCTTGCTGGTCAGGCCGCCTGTCCCCCGTACCACGGGAGGCGGTCGGGCACCTGAGCATCCCACCACAACACCATTTCACGCGCGTTGCGGACCTTGATCGCCCGAGCGTCTTCGGCCTGAACGCCTGTCGTACGGCAGGTGTCCTTCTCTGCCGCCCATCTTGCCTGCTCGCACCGACATCCGTAATGGCCGATCCCGCTTCCTCCGTGACCGACACCACGCTCGTTAAATTTGCATCCAAGATGCAAGTTTTCATAGCGTGCCGGTCAGCCGAGTTCTCCGAGGAGTCCCGATGCTGACCGAGCAGTCCGCAGCCACCGTCCGTGCCACCCTGCCCGCCGTCGGCGCGGCGATCGGCGAGATCACCGAGCGCTTCTACACGCGCCTCTTCGCCGCCCACCCCGACCTGCTGCGCAACCTCTTCAACCGCGGCAACCAGGCGGCCGGCACCCAGAGGCAGGCCCTCGCCGGCTCGATCGCCGCCTTCGCCACGCATCTGCTGGACCACCCGGACCAGCGGCCGGACGCGATGCTCGCCCGCATCGCCCACAAGCACGCCTCCCTCGGCGTGGCCCCCGAGCAGTACGACGTCGTCCACGAGCACCTCTTCGCCGCCATCGCCGAGGTGCTCGGTGAGGCCGTCACGCCCGAGGTGGCCGCCGCCTGGGACGAGGTGTACTGGCTGATGGCGAACGCGCTGATCACGAGCGAGAAGCGGCTGTACGAGGAGAGCGGCGGCCCCGGCCTGCGCGCGTGGGAGGTCGTCGAGCGGGTCGAGGAGACCCCGGACGTCGTCACCTTCCGGCTGCGCCCGGCCGACGGCGGCCCGGTGGCCGGCTTCCGCGCCGGGCAGTACGTCTCCGTCGGCGTCACCCTGCCCGACGGGGCCCGGCAGATCCGGCAGTACAGCCTGTCCGGGGCGCCCGGCGAGGCGGTGCGCCAGATCAGCGTCAAGCGCGTACACGGCGCGGCCACGCCCGACGGCGAGGTCTCGAACCACCTCCACGCGCGCGTGCGCCCCGGCGACGTCCTGGAGCTGTCCGAGCCGTACGGCGACCTCGTCCTCTCCGACGAACCGGACACGCCCCTGCTGCTCGCCTCGGCCGGCATCGGCGTGACCCCGATGGTCGCGATGCTGGCCGACCTCGCGGCCGGCGGCCACCGCGGCCCGGTCACCGTCGTGCACGGCGACCGCTCCCCCGCCGAGCACGCCCTGCGCGCCGACCACACGGCCTACGCAGGCAAGCTGCCCGACGCCTCCGTCCACCTCTTCTACGAGAAGGGCGCCGAGCCGGGCACCCGGACCGGCCTGGTCGACCTGGCGGACGTCCCCGTCCGCCCCGGCACGCACGCGTACCTGTGCGGCCCGCTCCCCTTCATGCGCGCGGTCCGCACCCAGCTGATCGAGAAGGGCGTCGCCCCGGCCGACATCCACTACGAGGTGTTCGGCCCGGACCTGTGGCTGGCCCAGGGCTGAGCACCGGCGCCCCGTGAGGGGCTCGGGGCCGCGTCCTCCATGCGGCCACCGCCGCGTGGGCGCGAAGTGCCACGACGGCGCCACACACGCCAGGCGGCCCGTCGTGGCACTTCGCCATGCGCTCAGAGCGGCCCCGGCCCCCGGGAGATCCCGAGCAGCAAGGGCCCCGTCGGCTCGGCCACGAGGTCGGCGATCGTGACGGAGTCCAACGCGGCGAAGAACGCTTCCTGAGCCCCCCGCAGCGCGCCCCGCAGGCGGCAGCCGGCGCGCAGGGGGCAAGCCGGCGTCCCCTGCGTCCCCTCGCAGTCCACCACGTCGCCCTCGCCCTCGAAGGTCCGCACGACCGCGCCCACCGACGCGGTACGGCCCCGCTCCGTGAGCGCCAGTCCCCCGCCCCGCCCGCGCCGGGCGTCGACCAGGCCCAGGTGCTGGAGTTCGGCGACGACCTTCGCGGCATGCGTGTAGGGAACGTCCATGTCGGCGGCGACCTGGCGGGTCGTGGGGGTGGCGTCGGCGACGGCCAGTCGCATCAGGACGCGCAGGGCCAGGTCGGTGGAGCGCAGCAGCCGCATACCGCGAGCGTAGGTAATGCGCATCGGCGCTTCAAATTATCCGGTCCCGAACCCTCCCCTACGGAAGTGCCGCCCCCGCGCACTACGATCAGCGGGCCCCACCGTCCACGTCCCCTTCTGAAGAAGGACAAGCCTCATGGGTTCCGGCAAGAACAGCAGCACCGCGGCGCGCAAGGCGCGCATAGAGGAGATGCGGCGCGCGGAGCGTGCCCGCGAGCGCCGTAACCGGGTGCTCACGATCGCCGCCAGCGCGGTGGTCGTCGTCGGCCTCGTCGTCGGCGGTGTGGTCCTGGTGAACTCGCAGCGCGACTCCGGCAAGGACACGGCGAAGCCGAGCGGCGACGCCAAGGGCTCCGGGGACTCCGGGCACTTCACCACCGGCAAGGACGGGGTGAGGACCTGGTCGGGCAAGCTGGCGCGGACACACGTGACGACGAAGGTGTCGTACCCGATGCACCCGCCGGTCGGCGGCAACCACAACCCGGTCTGGCTGAACTGCAACGGTGACGTCTACATCGAGCCGGTGGCGGACGAGAACGCCGTGCACGCGCTGGAGCACGGCGCGGTCTGGGTGACGTACACCGGCAAGGCGGCCAAGGCCGACGTCGACGCGCTCGCGGCCAAGGTGAAGAAGACCCCGTACTCGCTGATGAGCCCGTACGAGAACCAGGACGCTCCGCTGATCCTGTCGGCGTGGGGCCACCAGGTCGCGGTGAAGAGCGCCAAGGACCCGGAAGTGGACAAGTTCTTCGCCACCTATGTGCAGGGGCAGCAGACGCCCGAGCCGGGCGCCTCCTGCACCGGCGGGGTCATGAAGTGAGGCGACAGCACATCGGCTGGGTCGCGGGGACCGCGGCGGCGGTGCTCGTCGCGGCCGGCGCGATCACGTACTCCGTGGCCGAGGACACCGGCGGATCGGATACGA contains these protein-coding regions:
- a CDS encoding TolB family protein, which produces MTVRTRVLILVSAVAVLAAVGLASVLHASARADRRNHTQAGGPGVTPGTVTLRRPGRLVFRNMAWGPHRDELTSVPASAPDAARTASGLKCLRFHAASGTGVCLQAVHGPVSDTYRALVLDARLRTVDRYDVPGIPSRARVSPTGHFAAWTAFVGGDSYAGTDFSTRAAIVDTRSGELIPSLEAFRIVRDGRPYRAADVNFWGVTFAADDRTFYATLATKGRTYLVRGDLRRRTVTTLHANVECPSLSPDGTRVAYKKRAAGLPKDAPWRLYVLDLRTMRETPLAEPRSVDDQAVWKDARTVVYALPGDYGADLHEVPADGSGRARRISSAAVSPAYLP
- a CDS encoding Orn/Lys/Arg decarboxylase N-terminal domain-containing protein → MADSRILVAVPEQPRAEGAGAEQLRRIREAVEANGFQVRWAVSAEDADAVLRTEAGLAAALVAWDLPGGRAAGDGPGAALASPDGAVEAVPGGAAVLRRIGRRYRNLPVFLVMAEEGVRELPLWVSETVVGYVWPLEDTPGFIAGRITSAARAYREDVLPPFFRALRRFDDAHEYSWHTPAHSGGVAFLKSPAGRAFHDYFGERLLRSDLSISVEELGSLFEHTGPIGEAERNAARVFGADLSYFVLHGDSTCNRLVGHFSVTRDELALVDRNCHKSVLHGLVVSGARPVYLVPTRNGYGLAGPLPPAELAADSIAARIAAHPLAEGAVSRDPQYAVLTNSTYDGLCYAAVPVARALAASTPRVHFDEAWFAYARFHPLYRGRYGMSVDAGTFPGPDRPTVFATQSTHKLLAALSQSAMVHVRPAPRAPVEHDRFNEALMMHGTTSPLYPMIASLDVATAMMDGPQGEWLVDEAVTEAIRFRQEMVRLGQRVASAGDRPPWFFGVWQPEEVTDPSTGERLPFADAPPELLRTEQSCWLLEPGAAWHGFPGLAEGHCMLDPVKVTLTCPGITATGETAEEGIPARVLTAYLATRNIVVEKTDGYTTLILFSMGITKGKWGTLLDALMDFKALYDADAPLDRVLPAAVAAHPRRYSGLTLRELCRQMHEQLRSARLVELLDTAFQQLPEPVQPPQHCYQRLVRGGTERVRIADAAHRVAAAMVTVTPPGIPVLMPGESTGAPDGPLLRYLTALETFDRRFPGFRSETHGVTIDEDTGDYEIECLGDAPEARTCARPEAPWVPHSGRDPR
- a CDS encoding GlxA family transcriptional regulator yields the protein MRRVAVVAVPPATTFDLSIPELVLGETTVDGRPGYRVRVCTARPGPIATNSSLEVTVPHGLEAVDDADTVIVAGTGARDDIEPRVLAALRRAAAAGKRVASICTGAFVLAQAGLLDGRSATTYWAKSEEFSSRFPSVELRPDVLYVQDGNLLTSAGLSAGIDLCLHLVRIDYGAATANAVARLVVAAPVRPGGQAQFIETPLPPETGTSLAGTRAWALDRLHEPLTRADLAAHARTSVRTLTRRFHAETGLSPLQWLLHQRVIRAQELLETTGLPMDHVARLSGLATTDSLRRHLTRRTGLTPSAYRAVFTRQPGPGDPGTAAARVPEDEGGFRRSAPHRCPGGQRGSLPECGTQGASGRAQVRASGASPRHSIS
- a CDS encoding NAD-dependent epimerase/dehydratase family protein — protein: MPLYVIVGAGATGSAAARLLADAGERVRLVTRRGTGPAHDRIERVAADATDTARLIELTHGAATLFNCAMPAYDRWPSEFPPLAASVLAAAERSGADYVMLGNTYGYGPVDRPATEDLPMAPTSVKGRVRARMWQDALAAHEAGRVRVTEVRASDYLGAGAYSPFTLMVGSQVLRSAPVSYPGDTDAPHSWTYTGDAARALIAAARNEKSWGRAWHVPSTSEATVRELAARLALAAGVPAPELTHMTRTELREIGRADSVMAEFPEMLYLYDRPHILDASLTAAVFNLTPTAIDAVLAEMAAEHG
- a CDS encoding helix-turn-helix domain-containing protein; the encoded protein is MLADLVGRSTDWLAKIETGRRKPPRIDMLGALSRVLQNGSLPHRRIGA